The Primulina eburnea isolate SZY01 chromosome 8, ASM2296580v1, whole genome shotgun sequence genome contains a region encoding:
- the LOC140837992 gene encoding uncharacterized protein — MAIISQQTLCTITHGVWFTRTKSFCWWAPDSSTEVRLSFNMSQEIFETTPLPSGMEALGGEGRITRAIFTLKESIALIVYPIKQVDKTFNIWVLDNLTGVASSWTKVSSIGPLPRIHRPLRFWNNGEWILESSGGDLVLYNPSNKEIKNLGTCGKRNRLEFIVHLFPVNQVHPDL, encoded by the coding sequence ATGGCAATAATATCCCAGCAAACATTATGTACCATAACACATGGAGTATGGTTTACAAGAACCAAATCTTTTTGTTGGTGGGCTCCAGATAGCAGTACTGAAGTGAGACTTTCATTTAATATGAGCCAGGAAATCTTTGAAACGACGCCTTTGCCATCAGGGATGGAAGCCTTGGGAGGAGAAGGCAGGATTACAAGAGCAATTTTCACCCTAAAAGAATCAATTGCTTTGATTGTGTATCCTATCAAGCAAGTTGATAAAACTTTTAACATATGGGTATTGGACAACTTAACAGGTGTCGCAAGTTCTTGGACTAAGGTGTCAAGTATTGGCCCTCTTCCAAGAATTCATAGACCATTAAGATTTTGGAATAACGGGGAATGGATCCTGGAAAGTAGTGGTGGTGACTTGGTTCTTTATAATCCTAGCAACAAAGAAATCAAGAATCTTGGAACTTGTGGGAAAAGAAATAGATTGGAATTTATCGTTCATCTATTTCCAGTCAACCAAGTTCATCCAGATTTGTAA